A window of Ranitomeya variabilis isolate aRanVar5 chromosome 2, aRanVar5.hap1, whole genome shotgun sequence contains these coding sequences:
- the VBP1 gene encoding prefoldin subunit 3 isoform X1, which produces MATANEGGGVAGIKKGHLSIPEAVFVEDVDSFMKNSGNETADVVLKRLDEQYQKYKFMELNLCQKKRRLKNQIPEIKQTLEILKHMQKKKGTTEPMETRFLLVDNLYCKASVPPTDKVCLWLGANVMLEYDIDDAQALLEKNLSAATRSLESTEEDLDFLRDQFTTTEVNMARVYNWDVKRRNKDGVSKSKA; this is translated from the exons ATGGCGACGGCCAATGAAGGCGGTGGTGTGGCCGGTATAAAGAAGGGGCACCTGAGCATCCCCGAGGCCGTGTTTGTG GAAGATGTGGATTCCTTTATGAAGAATTCTGGAAATGAGACGGCTGATGTAGTACTCAAGAGGCTAGACGAGCAGTACCAGAAATATAAGTTTATGGAATTAAACCTTTGTCAGAAGAAGAGGCG gctgAAAAACCAGATCCCAGAAATTAAACAGACACTAGAAATTTTAAAGCACATGCAGAAGAAAAAG GGTACTACTGAACCAATGGAAACAAGGTTTTTGCTGGTGGATAATCTGTATTGTAAAGCATCAGTGCCGCCAACAGACAAAGTCTGCTTATGGCTTGGG GCCAATGTAATGCTTGAGTATGATATTGATGACGCTCAGGCTTTACTAGAAAAGAATTTGTCTGCAGCCACAAGAAGTCTTGAATCAACAGAAGAGGACCTAGACTTCCTCCGGGACCAGTTCACCACCACTGAAGTCA ATATGGCTAGGGTTTATAACTGGGATGTAAAACGAAGAAACAAGGACGGCGTCTCTAAAAGTAAAGCATAG
- the VBP1 gene encoding prefoldin subunit 3 isoform X2 has protein sequence MKNSGNETADVVLKRLDEQYQKYKFMELNLCQKKRRLKNQIPEIKQTLEILKHMQKKKGTTEPMETRFLLVDNLYCKASVPPTDKVCLWLGANVMLEYDIDDAQALLEKNLSAATRSLESTEEDLDFLRDQFTTTEVNMARVYNWDVKRRNKDGVSKSKA, from the exons ATGAAGAATTCTGGAAATGAGACGGCTGATGTAGTACTCAAGAGGCTAGACGAGCAGTACCAGAAATATAAGTTTATGGAATTAAACCTTTGTCAGAAGAAGAGGCG gctgAAAAACCAGATCCCAGAAATTAAACAGACACTAGAAATTTTAAAGCACATGCAGAAGAAAAAG GGTACTACTGAACCAATGGAAACAAGGTTTTTGCTGGTGGATAATCTGTATTGTAAAGCATCAGTGCCGCCAACAGACAAAGTCTGCTTATGGCTTGGG GCCAATGTAATGCTTGAGTATGATATTGATGACGCTCAGGCTTTACTAGAAAAGAATTTGTCTGCAGCCACAAGAAGTCTTGAATCAACAGAAGAGGACCTAGACTTCCTCCGGGACCAGTTCACCACCACTGAAGTCA ATATGGCTAGGGTTTATAACTGGGATGTAAAACGAAGAAACAAGGACGGCGTCTCTAAAAGTAAAGCATAG